The Limanda limanda chromosome 20, fLimLim1.1, whole genome shotgun sequence genome has a segment encoding these proteins:
- the LOC133027232 gene encoding serine/threonine-protein kinase H1-like, whose protein sequence is MGCGNSKVPLEASRKGYGGVGVVQSLVAFSKSHTDSDEPKKCLEKGRGPWFSTGVKTRQPGSNSQQMILRDGRQQDKAAKYKDKFDPRVTARYDIKALIGRGSFSRVVRVEHRATRQPFAIKMMEVEAPGGREVCASELAVLQRVSHANVIQLMEVFQFPQRVYMVLELATGGELLDRVVSRGHFTERDATQALGMALAGVGYLHNLGITHRDLKPENLLYYHPGADSRLLVTDFGLATFGGTGPELCDHNTSGEGDGSSAGRSWSLRTTCGTPEYLAPEVLLRRPYSCAVDMWALGVVAYIVLSGSMPFEDESRTRLYRSILRGKYSFHGDPWPSVSNLAKDFIQRLLALDSAARLTADQATRHSWVVTMAAGSSTRNLHRSISQNLRQRASRSSSRCPSSTSGSQSARDRC, encoded by the exons ATGGGCTGTGGGAACAGCAAGGTGCCGCTCGAGGCGTCCAGGAAGGGCTACGGGGGGGTCGGGGTGGTGCAGTCGCTCGTGGCCTTCAGCAAATCGCACACTGACAGCGATGAGCCGAAGAAATGTTTGGAGAAAGGAAGAGGCCCCTGGTTTTCCACCGGGGTCAAGACTCGTCAGCCGGGGTCAAACAGCCAGCAGATGATTCTCAGGGACGGACGACAACAGGACAAAGCTGCAAAGTATAAGGACAAGTTCGATCCACGCGTCACCGCAAG ATATGACATCAAAGCTCTGATCGGTCGTGGAAGCTTCAGCCGCGTGGTGCGGGTGGAGCACCGGGCCACTCGCCAGCCCTTCGCCATCAAGATGATGGAGGTGGAGGCCccgggggggcgggaggtgtGCGCCTCGGAGCTGGCGGTGCTGCAGCGGGTGAGCCACGCCAACGTGATCCAGCTGATGGAGGTGTTTCAGTTCCCGCAGCGGGTCTACATGGTGCTGGAGCTGGCGACCGGCGGCGAGCTGCTGGACCGGGTGGTCAGCCGGGGTCACTTCACCGAGCGGGACGCCACCCAGGCCCTGGGCATGGCGCTGGCCGGGGTGGGATACCTGCACAACCTGGGCATCACCCACCGAGATCTGAAGCCGGAGAATCTCCTGTACTACCACCCAGGGGCCGACTCCCGGCTGCTGGTCACGGACTTTGGACTGGCGACTTTTGGCGGCACAGGGCCGGAGCTCTGTGACCACAACACGAGCGGCGAGGGAGACGGGAGCAGCGCCGGGCGCTCGTGGTCCCTGAGGACCACATGTGGAACACCGGAGTACCTGGCCCCTGAGGTGTTGTTGAGGAGACCCTACTCGTGTGCCGTGGACATGTGGGCCCTGGGGGTGGTGGCCTACATCGTGCTGAGCGGGTCGATGCCGTTTGAGGACGAGAGTCGAACGCGGCTCTATAGATCCATCCTGAGGGGAAAGTACAGCTTCCACGGAGAT ccTTGGCCCTCGGTGTCCAACCTGGCAAAGGACTTCATCCAGCGCCTGCTGGCGTTGGACTCGGCCGCCCGCCTGACCGCGGACCAAGCCACCCGTCACTCCTGGGTGGTCACCATGGCAGCCGGCTCCTCCACAAGGAACCTCCATCGATCCATTTCCCAGAACCTCCGGCAGCGGGCCTCACGCAGCTCCTCCCGGTGCCCGAGCAGCACG TCAGGGAGCCAAAGTGCCCGGGACCGGTgttaa